In Nostoc sp. UHCC 0926, a single genomic region encodes these proteins:
- a CDS encoding cytochrome c oxidase subunit 3: protein MQSQTIDPAKTELNHHHAAEASVAHHEEHPDHRLFGLIVFLIAEGMIFMGLFGAYLAFRATLPAWPPAGTPELELLLPGVNTINLISSSFVMHNADTAIKKNDARGARIWLAITAAMGAIFLVGQVYEYTHLEFGLTTNLFASAFYVLTGFHGLHVTIGVLAIVAVLWRSRVPGHYSNEKHFGIEAAEIYWHFVDVIWIILFGLLYLL from the coding sequence ATGCAAAGTCAAACTATTGACCCAGCTAAAACCGAACTAAATCATCACCACGCGGCGGAAGCGTCCGTCGCTCATCACGAAGAACATCCAGACCATCGCCTGTTTGGGCTAATTGTCTTCCTGATTGCTGAAGGGATGATTTTTATGGGGTTGTTCGGAGCCTACTTGGCTTTCCGTGCTACCTTACCTGCATGGCCCCCAGCAGGTACCCCAGAGTTAGAGCTATTGCTACCTGGAGTCAACACCATCAATCTGATTTCTAGTAGTTTTGTCATGCACAATGCTGACACTGCAATCAAAAAGAACGATGCGCGGGGTGCGCGAATCTGGTTAGCAATTACTGCTGCAATGGGTGCTATTTTCTTGGTGGGTCAAGTATATGAATATACCCATTTAGAATTTGGTTTAACTACCAATTTATTTGCCAGTGCATTTTACGTTTTGACTGGTTTCCACGGATTGCACGTTACCATCGGCGTTTTGGCAATTGTTGCCGTCCTATGGCGATCGCGCGTTCCGGGTCACTACAGTAACGAAAAGCACTTTGGCATTGAAGCAGCCGAAATCTACTGGCACTTCGTTGACGTGATTTGGATTATTTTGTTCGGATTACTGTATCTACTGTGA